The Kitasatospora sp. NBC_00374 genome has a segment encoding these proteins:
- a CDS encoding SpoIIE family protein phosphatase has translation MARIPGRSRAPSAPESTGRRPQDRRERPEPERRHGRHGQPRPKRRRWSSLGTRSVAGQVFVLQVVIVLLLVLAVGVETVLQARHDTATEARNRSLAVAETYANSPGIVAALKSPDPTAILQPSAEAARMKAGVDFIVVLDTNSIRYTHPMPDRIGKKFVGTTAPALAGQSITEEVDGTIGHLVQAVVPVTDRDGTVVGMVSAGIRTSRVADTAQQQLPVLLGSAAAALVLATGGAALVSRRLRRQTRGLGPTAMTRMYEHHDAVLHSVREGVLIMDGEGRLLLANDEAGRLLGLPPDAEGRHIGELGLDRQVVELLDSGRPVTDELLASGDLLLAVNTRPTDRHGGPPGLVATLRDSTELQALSGKADLARRRLKLLYDAGIAIGTTLDVVRTAQELAEAAVPGFADYVTVDLAEPVLRGEEPGHAAKLRRSGLSGIHADPPFYPVGEDVPMIPGTPRARSMESGRPVAESDLTEALSAWMDHDAQRVGQVRGQGVHASLAVPLRARGVVLGVATFWRSERPAPFDEDDVWLGEELVARAAVCIDNARRFTREHAMAVTLQHSLLPGGLPEQDALDVAHRYLPAQAGVGGDWFDVIPLPGTRVALVVGDVVGHGVHAAATMGRLRTAVHNFSSLDLPPDELLGLMDDLVNRIDQEQASGEEAPITGATCLYAIYDPVSLRCTVARAGHLLPAVVRPDGTVYFPEVPAGPPLGLVGLPFETAELDLAEGSKLVLYTDGLVEDRDRDIDVGLERLRTALAGTDRTPEQTCADVLATLLPDRPTDDIALLVARTHALPPDRVAEWEVPADPAAVREIRAGVTRRLDEWGLDELSFTTELILSELITNAIRYGLTPIRVRLIHERTLICEVSDGSSTSPHLKYAASTDEGGRGLFLVAQFAERWGTRYTAEGKVIWAEQHLP, from the coding sequence ATGGCCCGAATTCCGGGTCGGTCCCGGGCTCCGTCGGCCCCCGAATCCACCGGTCGGCGCCCGCAGGACCGGCGTGAGCGCCCCGAACCGGAGCGCCGACACGGCCGGCACGGGCAGCCGCGGCCGAAGCGGCGCCGCTGGTCCTCGCTCGGCACGCGCAGTGTCGCCGGGCAGGTCTTCGTCCTGCAGGTCGTCATCGTCCTGCTGCTGGTGCTCGCCGTCGGGGTGGAGACCGTACTGCAGGCCCGCCACGACACCGCGACCGAGGCTCGCAACCGCTCGCTCGCGGTGGCCGAGACCTACGCCAACTCCCCCGGCATCGTCGCCGCGCTGAAGTCGCCCGACCCGACGGCGATCCTGCAGCCGAGCGCCGAGGCGGCCCGGATGAAGGCCGGGGTCGACTTCATCGTGGTGCTGGACACCAACAGCATCCGCTACACCCACCCGATGCCCGACCGGATCGGCAAGAAGTTCGTCGGCACCACCGCGCCCGCGCTCGCCGGGCAGTCGATCACCGAGGAGGTCGACGGCACCATCGGCCACCTGGTGCAGGCCGTCGTCCCGGTCACCGACCGTGACGGCACGGTGGTCGGGATGGTCTCGGCTGGTATCAGGACCAGCCGGGTCGCCGACACCGCGCAGCAGCAGCTGCCGGTCCTGCTGGGCAGCGCGGCGGCCGCCCTGGTCCTGGCCACCGGGGGCGCCGCCCTGGTCAGCCGAAGACTCAGACGGCAGACCCGCGGGCTCGGCCCGACCGCGATGACCAGGATGTACGAGCACCACGACGCGGTGCTGCACTCGGTCCGCGAGGGCGTCCTGATCATGGACGGGGAGGGCCGGCTGCTGCTCGCCAACGACGAGGCCGGCCGCCTGCTCGGGCTGCCGCCGGACGCCGAGGGGCGGCACATCGGCGAACTCGGTCTGGACCGCCAGGTGGTCGAGCTGCTCGACTCCGGGCGGCCGGTGACCGACGAGCTGCTGGCCTCCGGTGACCTCCTGCTGGCCGTCAACACCCGCCCCACCGACCGCCACGGCGGCCCGCCCGGCCTGGTGGCCACCCTGCGCGACTCGACCGAGCTGCAGGCCCTGTCCGGCAAGGCCGACCTGGCCCGTCGCCGGCTCAAGCTGCTCTACGACGCGGGCATCGCGATCGGCACCACGCTGGACGTGGTCCGCACCGCGCAGGAGCTGGCCGAGGCCGCCGTTCCGGGCTTCGCCGACTACGTCACGGTCGACCTCGCCGAGCCCGTCCTGCGCGGCGAGGAGCCCGGCCACGCCGCCAAGCTGCGCCGGTCCGGACTGAGCGGCATCCACGCCGACCCCCCGTTCTACCCGGTGGGCGAGGACGTCCCCATGATCCCCGGCACGCCGCGCGCCCGCAGCATGGAGAGCGGCCGTCCGGTGGCCGAGTCCGACCTGACGGAGGCCCTGTCGGCCTGGATGGACCACGACGCCCAGCGGGTCGGGCAGGTCCGCGGGCAGGGCGTCCACGCGTCGCTGGCGGTACCGCTGCGGGCCCGTGGCGTCGTGCTGGGCGTCGCCACCTTCTGGCGCTCCGAGCGGCCCGCGCCGTTCGACGAGGACGACGTCTGGCTCGGCGAGGAGCTGGTGGCCCGCGCGGCCGTCTGCATCGACAACGCCCGCCGGTTCACCCGCGAGCACGCCATGGCCGTCACCCTGCAGCACAGTCTGCTGCCCGGCGGCCTGCCCGAACAGGACGCGCTCGACGTGGCGCACCGCTACCTGCCCGCGCAGGCCGGGGTCGGCGGCGACTGGTTCGACGTGATCCCGCTGCCCGGCACCCGGGTCGCCCTGGTCGTCGGCGACGTGGTCGGCCACGGCGTGCACGCGGCCGCCACCATGGGCCGGCTGCGGACGGCGGTGCACAACTTCTCGTCGCTCGACCTGCCGCCCGACGAGCTGCTCGGTCTGATGGACGACCTGGTGAACCGGATCGACCAGGAACAGGCCAGCGGCGAGGAGGCACCGATCACCGGCGCCACCTGCCTGTACGCGATCTACGACCCGGTGTCGCTGCGCTGCACCGTGGCCCGGGCCGGCCACCTGCTGCCCGCCGTCGTCCGCCCGGACGGCACCGTGTACTTCCCCGAGGTCCCGGCCGGACCGCCGCTCGGCCTGGTCGGCCTGCCCTTCGAGACCGCCGAACTGGACCTGGCCGAGGGCAGCAAGCTGGTGCTCTACACCGACGGGCTGGTCGAGGACCGCGACCGGGACATCGACGTCGGCCTGGAGCGGCTGCGCACCGCGCTCGCCGGCACCGACCGCACGCCGGAGCAGACCTGCGCGGACGTGCTGGCCACGCTGCTGCCCGACCGCCCCACCGACGACATCGCCCTGCTGGTCGCCCGGACCCACGCCCTGCCGCCCGACCGGGTGGCCGAGTGGGAGGTGCCCGCGGACCCGGCCGCGGTCCGTGAGATCCGCGCCGGGGTGACCCGCCGACTCGACGAGTGGGGGCTGGACGAGCTCTCCTTCACCACCGAACTGATCCTGAGCGAGCTGATCACCAACGCGATCCGCTACGGCCTGACCCCGATCCGGGTCCGGCTGATCCATGAGCGCACCCTGATCTGCGAGGTGTCCGACGGCAGCAGCACCTCGCCGCACCTGAAGTACGCGGCGAGCACCGACGAGGGCGGGCGAGGGCTGTTCCTGGTCGCCCAGTTCGCCGAGCGCTGGGGCACCCGGTACACGGCGGAGGGCAAGGTCATCTGGGCGGAGCAGCACCTGCCGTGA